A region of Mesoplodon densirostris isolate mMesDen1 chromosome 11, mMesDen1 primary haplotype, whole genome shotgun sequence DNA encodes the following proteins:
- the IFNG gene encoding interferon gamma, which translates to MKYTSYFLAFQLCVILGSSGSYCQAPFFKEIENLKEYLNASNPDVAAGGPLFLEILKNWKDESDKKIIQSQIISFYFKLFENLKDNQIIQRSMDIIKQDMFQKFLNGSSEKLDDFKKLIQIPVDDLQIQRKAISELINVMNDLSPISNLRKRRRSQNLFRGQRVSK; encoded by the exons ATGAAATATACCAGTTATTTCTTAGCTTTTCAGCTGTGCGTGATTTTGGGTTCTTCTGGCTCTTACTGCCAGGccccattttttaaagaaatagaaaacctaaaGGAATATCTT aaTGCAAGTAACCCAGATGTAGCTGCTGGTGGGCCTCTTTTCTTAGAAATTTTGAAGAATTGGAAAGAT GAGAGTgacaaaaaaataattcagagccaAATCATCTCCTTCTACTTCAAACTCTTTGAAAACTTAAAAGATAACCAGATCATTCAAAGGAGCATGGATATCATCAAACAGGACATGTTTCAGAAGTTCTTAAATGGCAGCTCTGAGAAACTGGATGACTTCAAAAAGCTGATTCAAATTCCG GTAGATGATCTGCAGATCCAGCGCAAAGCCATAAGTGAACTCATCAATGTGATGAATGACCTGTCGCCAATATCTAACCTCAGAAAGCGGAGGAGAAGTCAGAATCTGTTTCGAGGCCAGAGAGTGTCGAAATAA